A genomic region of Pseudoalteromonas piscicida contains the following coding sequences:
- a CDS encoding YjbH domain-containing protein, producing MRNKTYYSLPILAMSAVCSATEQPSYMSYAGYTGLFNTPNAEVLKKGVIDIGYNNQLDQSGLKYVDGHNYIFSAGVFDGLEVSGVIATNTMHDNMFAEGRGQLRDLSFNLKYQIPYIPKEWFDLAIGGKDLGGAANNYETYYLAGSREWNDFRFSAGFAVSDRATGQMDGGFAGIEWQPLDWFALQVEHDADAVNAGLRLTVPKEWIYDVGTLTLTSKFYSNTDHAEKDTFWGINFSMPLFEQAKLNDPTEAAPAPILDNHKKREAAFEAHYQQQRELAQKPLEEAKQEVTERDEYRKSLTLQTRELKNALIDDGLEAISVGFNRDPHIVVSFENYVFNRNDIDAIGLVLGRIAEHIDEPEAKYTIQLLNRGIPMLSVRGDIDNYREFINTSSTPDMDIRRGEMDPIGSVSWVGMPKANSPYFKPRVTIGPSLDSHFATEIGVYDFSLAIKADVDVPMWYGGGISVSAETEVAKTDDYETGKAFGRFAKDSGVTQATIYQTLDLPYGIYNQTHIGFFKEFNDYTGIKNETTWLSENGRHQLNAEIGYLEYDDYDLDRDYQTLSYRYNWVEQDVSFHATAGRFFYEDSGVKLETRFWFGDSYISIFAQDTDVQVAGIAFSIPLTPRKDMAPIRYGQIKGNEAWRHEVSTRIGESHNQLVIGRGHSVKTSVNLDKTFLNQGRLSSSYIYSNLARLREAYLTYR from the coding sequence ATGCGCAATAAAACTTATTACTCTTTGCCTATATTGGCCATGTCTGCTGTTTGTTCAGCAACTGAGCAACCAAGTTATATGTCCTATGCAGGCTATACTGGTCTTTTCAATACTCCTAACGCCGAAGTGCTAAAAAAAGGCGTGATTGATATTGGTTACAATAACCAATTAGATCAGAGTGGGCTTAAATATGTCGATGGTCATAACTATATCTTCTCTGCAGGTGTGTTTGATGGTCTTGAAGTAAGTGGGGTTATTGCTACAAACACTATGCATGACAATATGTTTGCAGAGGGTAGAGGCCAGCTTCGAGATCTATCGTTTAACTTAAAATATCAAATCCCCTATATTCCTAAAGAGTGGTTCGATCTAGCTATCGGCGGTAAAGATTTAGGTGGAGCGGCAAATAACTATGAAACCTACTATTTAGCTGGTTCACGCGAATGGAATGACTTTAGGTTTTCTGCTGGTTTCGCGGTAAGTGATCGCGCAACCGGGCAAATGGATGGTGGGTTTGCGGGTATTGAATGGCAGCCGTTAGATTGGTTTGCATTGCAGGTTGAGCATGATGCGGATGCAGTAAATGCGGGCTTACGCTTAACTGTACCTAAGGAGTGGATTTACGATGTTGGTACATTAACGTTAACCAGCAAGTTTTACAGTAATACTGATCATGCAGAAAAGGATACCTTTTGGGGAATAAACTTTTCTATGCCGCTTTTTGAGCAGGCAAAGCTAAACGACCCTACGGAAGCTGCACCAGCGCCGATTTTAGATAATCATAAAAAGCGTGAGGCTGCATTTGAAGCGCACTATCAACAGCAACGAGAATTGGCTCAAAAGCCGCTAGAAGAAGCTAAGCAAGAAGTAACTGAGCGTGATGAATACAGAAAGTCACTAACACTGCAAACTCGGGAACTTAAAAATGCATTAATCGACGATGGCTTAGAGGCGATTAGTGTGGGCTTTAATCGAGACCCGCATATTGTTGTAAGCTTTGAGAACTATGTATTTAATCGTAATGATATAGACGCTATTGGTCTTGTGCTAGGCCGTATTGCTGAACATATAGATGAGCCTGAGGCTAAATATACGATTCAGTTATTAAACCGTGGTATTCCAATGCTTTCTGTGCGTGGTGATATTGATAATTACCGTGAGTTTATTAATACCAGCAGTACGCCAGATATGGATATTCGTCGCGGTGAAATGGATCCGATTGGCAGTGTGTCTTGGGTGGGAATGCCTAAAGCTAACAGTCCTTACTTTAAGCCTCGTGTAACTATAGGGCCTTCACTAGATTCACATTTTGCGACTGAGATAGGTGTTTATGACTTTTCACTCGCAATTAAAGCCGATGTGGATGTGCCGATGTGGTATGGCGGTGGTATAAGCGTTAGTGCTGAAACTGAAGTTGCCAAAACAGATGACTACGAAACAGGCAAAGCATTTGGCCGCTTTGCAAAAGACAGTGGTGTTACGCAAGCGACAATCTATCAAACGTTAGATTTACCGTATGGAATTTATAACCAAACCCATATTGGTTTCTTTAAAGAGTTTAATGACTATACCGGTATTAAAAACGAAACGACTTGGCTTAGTGAAAATGGTCGCCACCAGCTTAATGCTGAAATTGGTTATTTAGAATATGATGACTATGACTTGGACAGAGACTATCAAACTTTGTCTTATCGATATAACTGGGTTGAGCAGGATGTGAGTTTTCACGCAACAGCAGGTCGATTCTTTTATGAAGATAGCGGTGTAAAACTAGAAACTCGCTTCTGGTTTGGCGATAGCTATATTTCAATCTTTGCCCAAGATACAGATGTACAGGTCGCAGGTATTGCATTTAGTATCCCGCTTACTCCACGTAAAGATATGGCACCAATCCGTTATGGCCAGATAAAAGGGAATGAAGCATGGCGTCATGAGGTGAGTACGCGTATTGGTGAGTCACACAATCAATTGGTTATTGGCCGTGGACATTCAGTTAAGACATCTGTGAATTTGGATAAGACATTCCTTAATCAAGGACGTTTGTCGAGTAGTTATATTTACAGCAATTTGGCAAGATTACGAGAAGCGTACCTAACTTACAGATAA
- the wecA gene encoding UDP-N-acetylglucosamine--undecaprenyl-phosphate N-acetylglucosaminephosphotransferase: MFLELCFVTFFSFTTLFLMRKVAKRIGLVDVPCERKVHQGSIPLAGGISVCVSVSYFLLSRADSFPNLTVLSVSLILLTTLGALDDKYDLSVKVRIAFQACIAAAMIYFTQYQIFSLGNLFGFGEIELGAIGTIMTIVAVIAAINAFNMVDGIDGLLGGLSIVTFASLALLGVVYGDSLTTAISLIFVFAIIPYVLMNLGLLGRERKVFMGDAGSMMIGFAVVWLLLSVSQTAGPASESVRPVTAIWLIAIPLMDMTAIMIRRIRRGDSPFKPDREHLHHIFQKLGFTSIQTLAVIVTISAILALIGIGGELLNIPEYVMFYAFVLLFIGYHLVLSKISAVSLFINNTFGTQLNVENVKA, from the coding sequence ATGTTTCTAGAGCTCTGTTTCGTAACTTTTTTTTCGTTTACTACGCTTTTTTTGATGAGAAAAGTAGCTAAACGAATTGGTCTAGTGGATGTACCTTGTGAAAGAAAAGTTCATCAAGGTTCTATACCTTTAGCTGGCGGCATCTCTGTCTGTGTTTCAGTTTCTTACTTTCTATTGAGCCGAGCGGATAGTTTTCCAAACCTTACCGTTTTGTCAGTTAGCCTGATCCTGCTAACGACTCTCGGTGCGTTAGATGATAAATACGATCTCAGTGTAAAAGTGAGAATTGCTTTCCAAGCATGTATTGCAGCAGCGATGATATATTTTACTCAATATCAAATTTTTTCGCTGGGTAACCTATTTGGTTTTGGAGAAATTGAATTAGGAGCAATCGGCACAATTATGACTATAGTCGCTGTAATCGCAGCGATAAATGCATTTAATATGGTCGATGGTATAGACGGCTTACTAGGTGGACTTTCAATTGTTACTTTCGCTAGTCTTGCTTTATTAGGCGTTGTTTACGGCGATAGTCTTACCACTGCTATTTCTCTTATTTTTGTCTTTGCAATAATACCTTATGTGCTTATGAACTTGGGCTTGCTAGGAAGAGAGCGAAAAGTATTTATGGGCGATGCCGGTAGTATGATGATTGGTTTTGCCGTGGTTTGGTTATTGCTATCTGTTAGTCAAACGGCTGGACCCGCTTCAGAGTCAGTTCGTCCAGTAACAGCTATATGGTTAATTGCTATCCCCCTAATGGACATGACAGCGATTATGATTCGTAGAATCAGGCGTGGAGACTCTCCCTTTAAGCCTGATAGGGAGCACCTTCATCATATATTTCAGAAGCTAGGTTTTACATCTATCCAAACGCTAGCTGTTATAGTGACCATATCAGCTATATTGGCGCTAATAGGTATAGGTGGCGAGCTACTCAATATACCCGAGTATGTAATGTTTTATGCTTTTGTTCTGCTCTTTATTGGATATCACCTAGTGCTGAGTAAGATTTCTGCCGTGAGTTTGTTCATCAATAATACTTTTGGCACTCAACTTAATGTGGAAAATGTGAAAGCGTAA